The Chiloscyllium punctatum isolate Juve2018m chromosome 19, sChiPun1.3, whole genome shotgun sequence DNA segment TATCAGATTGCACACATGTTGTTTGGGCATTGAATGAAGGCACAAATAGGGCTACAATGATATTAGCTTGACCTAATTGATCAACCAGGACTAGATAAGGAATTGTTTTTCAATAAGTCACATATCCCTGAAACACATTTCTACACACAGTGCTGAAACATTGGATTTGTGAAGAGCACATATTTGCTGAAATCTTACTGACATAGAGTGGCTGTGTCAAAGACTGTACTCAATTGTCTGGCCAGGTAGTTagttgacttggaaacatatttaGGCTCATAATGGGGTAAGATTTGCTTCATCTATGTATCTATGTCTCGAACTTGTTAAAACATGAAATCAAATATGGGGTCAAGCTGGGTATAGGTAGATTCACATGAAGATTCAGAATAGATAGGGAGTTCATTTACATACAATCTTAGACTGTACAATGAGAGGCTTCAGCTTTCGCACTGAAATGAACAATGAGTTGATAAAATTGGTGGAAGATCCCAATGTGATCCTTATACATCGACAGTGTTGTTTTATAATTATGGTTCACATAGcacatttaattgtatcactgGTTTGTCATCCTGTTCCCAACATTCAGCATTGAAAAAGTGAGTGTTATGCACAGTCCCTATTCAGCCAGTGGGCCATATGTTTACATTAGGTATAAGTTGTCTGAGATTGAAGCAGACATCAATCTTATAAACACTCTGATACTATCTCCACTGAGGAcaacagacaaaacaaaaatgaataCAGTAAATAATAATAAGTGAACAATGTGATAATATTTGGCTTCTCAGATATTCCAATGGTAAATTCTCctcaaatggagatggagaagatgAAAGAGTGGAGGGGCTTGTCTGTTATAACGTAAAATCTACTATAATCCATCTGATTCTCCCTGGTTTATATTTAATTTAATTCAGTATTTATCCGGCAAGATTAATTTCTAGCACGGCGTAGTAAAATTTGGATTCGACTCACATATTTTGTATTGCTACCCAACTCAAACTCCTCCTTGCTTCTTGTTAATTGTTTTAATGTAGTTAATTAACAAATAAGAACAATGCCAACATAATTTTGATCATTGTCATGAAAGGTATACAAGATCAACATAAGCAACACCTCCTCCACCAAACCGAGCATGTGGTCAAACACACCATCAAAGGAGACAGCAAAATAACGATCATTTCCTTCACTGATCGATATACAGAGCTTATCATTATTTCCACTCTGCCTGAACGGAGACTAGTGGAACATGAGCTCCTTTCGAGAGGTAGGGAACATGAAGAATGGCAGCGGAAGTACATCACCAGCGAACTTGAAAAAAATCGGATTGATCAATTATTCAGGAGCAGTTTTGGCCACTCCAGCCTGTCTGGCACCACGGTGGTTAGCGGAGTGGCTGGCATTGGTAAGACAACAATGGTGCAGAGGATGGTCCATGAATGGGCATCAGGAAACATCTATCCTCAGTTCCAATTTGTTCTACATTTCACATTTCGAAATCTTAATGTCATCAACAGAGCCGTTTCTCTGACTGAAATGGTATTGGATCAGTACCCTTATTtagaaaagataattgaagatATCTGGATGAAACCTGAATATCTTCTCTTGGTTTTTGATGGATTAGATGAGTACAAACACCAGATTGATTTCACTGGCCGCGTGGCTGGTGATGTCTCTGCGAATCACTGTGTTGCACCTGACTGCAGATGTGAAATTTTTGAAATGGTGCACTCCCTGGTACAGCAACAGCTGCTCAGAGGTTGTTCTGTGCTGGTTACCAGCCGGCCGACTGCCCTTGACTCATTGGAAAAGGCCAATGTCAACCTTTGGGCTGAGATCCTGGGTTTTCTTGCTGATGAAAGAAAAGAGTTTGTCAGAAAGTTTTTTGGCAGTGAGCAACTCGCTACCAATGTCTTCAAACACGTCAAGGAGAATGAGATCCTGTACACCATGTGCTACAACCCTTCATATTGCTGGATCATTTGCTCAACCTTAGGCCCGCTCTTTACACAGCAGAAGTGCAAGCAACCTCTTCCCAAAACCATCACTCAACTTTTCTCCATCTACCTTTCCAATCTCTTGGACAACCACAAGCGAGATGTTGAGGACCAGCGGATGGTTTTACAGCGACTCAGGGAGTTGGCTTACCAGGGAGTTTCGAAAAGGAGAATTGTTTTTAATGAGAATCACTTCATTCAGCATCAGCTGAAGTCCAGCAAATTAATTTCAGGATTCATGATGGAGATCCTTGAAAGGGATGACACAGCTAAAAACATTGTGTATACATTTCTCCACCTTACCATCCAGGAATTCTTGGCCGCCCTGGCTCAGAATGTGGTGGAAATGCTTCACTGTGCTTTTAAGAATGATGATGGTCGGTTTGAGATTTTTATTTGATTTTTAGTTGGTCTTTCAACACCCACTTCATCCCGAAATCTGGAACCATTCCTGGGTCCACTGTCTGATCACACGACCTGTCAGGTAATAGATTGGCTGCAGGCCAATGTTCAGGCAGAAATTAAAAACATGGACAGAGTCACTGGAAAGAGGAAACTGCTGAACACATTCCATTATTTGTCAGAGTCTCAGAATTGAGCTTTAGTTCTGAAGACCATTGGATCTGTGGAACATTTGAACTTTGGGGACTCCAATCCAAAGAATGCACTGAGATTGAACCCAATGGACTGTTTTGTAATGTCTCATGTTGGACAACGTTGTGAATCAGTGATGGAGTTGAATTTGGAGAAATGTTATATTCAGGAGGAGGGAATCAAACGATTGGCCCCTGCAATCCACAAGTGCAAAGTTCTAAGATAGGTTTGATCCGGGTGAAATTAGATAACATGTCAGCAATGACCCATTGATTTTCTCTTATAAATTCCACCTGATATGAATTTCATAggatcacagaatctctacagagcAGAAAACTGTCATTTGGACCATCTCGtctacatcaaccctctgaagtgcatcccatccagacccctcccctatccctgcatttcccaagggaCATGAAAGgctacagaaaagatttagaaggatgttgccagggttggagcatttgacctatagggagaggctgaatggactgggactgttttccctggagcattgaaggctgagggtgaccttatatataagagtttataaagtcatgaggaacatgtttagggtaaataggcaaggtcttttccttgggatctgtaagtgagaggggaaagatttaaaaaggtacttaaggggcaatttcttcacacaaaggatggtgtgcgtatggaatgagctgccagaggaaatggtggaggctggtgcaattacaacatttaaaaggcatctggatgggtatatgaataggaatcatttcgagggatatgggccaaatgctggcaaatttgattagattaattaaggatatctggtcggca contains these protein-coding regions:
- the LOC140491272 gene encoding NACHT, LRR and PYD domains-containing protein 3-like isoform X1, translated to MKHLSQVLTCFIMQASERWKESYQITSKGIQDQHKQHLLHQTEHVVKHTIKGDSKITIISFTDRYTELIIISTLPERRLVEHELLSRGREHEEWQRKYITSELEKNRIDQLFRSSFGHSSLSGTTVVSGVAGIGKTTMVQRMVHEWASGNIYPQFQFVLHFTFRNLNVINRAVSLTEMVLDQYPYLEKIIEDIWMKPEYLLLVFDGLDEYKHQIDFTGRVAGDVSANHCVAPDCRCEIFEMVHSLVQQQLLRGCSVLVTSRPTALDSLEKANVNLWAEILGFLADERKEFVRKFFGSEQLATNVFKHVKENEILYTMCYNPSYCWIICSTLGPLFTQQKCKQPLPKTITQLFSIYLSNLLDNHKRDVEDQRMVLQRLRELAYQGVSKRRIVFNENHFIQHQLKSSKLISGFMMEILERDDTAKNIVYTFLHLTIQEFLAALAQNVVEMLHCAFKNDDGRFEIFI
- the LOC140491272 gene encoding NACHT, LRR and PYD domains-containing protein 3-like isoform X2, giving the protein MQASERWKESYQITSKGIQDQHKQHLLHQTEHVVKHTIKGDSKITIISFTDRYTELIIISTLPERRLVEHELLSRGREHEEWQRKYITSELEKNRIDQLFRSSFGHSSLSGTTVVSGVAGIGKTTMVQRMVHEWASGNIYPQFQFVLHFTFRNLNVINRAVSLTEMVLDQYPYLEKIIEDIWMKPEYLLLVFDGLDEYKHQIDFTGRVAGDVSANHCVAPDCRCEIFEMVHSLVQQQLLRGCSVLVTSRPTALDSLEKANVNLWAEILGFLADERKEFVRKFFGSEQLATNVFKHVKENEILYTMCYNPSYCWIICSTLGPLFTQQKCKQPLPKTITQLFSIYLSNLLDNHKRDVEDQRMVLQRLRELAYQGVSKRRIVFNENHFIQHQLKSSKLISGFMMEILERDDTAKNIVYTFLHLTIQEFLAALAQNVVEMLHCAFKNDDGRFEIFI